A genomic region of Metopolophium dirhodum isolate CAU chromosome 1, ASM1992520v1, whole genome shotgun sequence contains the following coding sequences:
- the LOC132936631 gene encoding uncharacterized protein LOC132936631: MNTAVATTLLREVKFVVMDFEFTNMRRTDIVLISGAISNSLNKCKIRKLEGKPLLLPLHEQMRIMTVRETQLAEKSIRRIFHNKKEVETTCLAQLNKSLNSKLNNLTPEFIKNYILRGDKINVVVLFGGSYDRNILSRLGLGHIEVLNIRCYDLNFDGDFYMILEKLRGKITERIFEFNVGRIQKRGRLLNLTEAHSGVCTQKHKITYAHDPKTDVRFTKCIFNRMVKEYGYQNLVKQFQPI, encoded by the coding sequence AAGGGAAGTCAAGTTCGTTGTCATGGATTTCGAATTTACCAATATGAGGAGAACAGACATTGTACTAATATCAGGAGCAATCTCAAACAGcctaaacaaatgtaaaattcgTAAGCTCGAGGGGAAACCGCTTCTCCTGCCACTCCACGAACAGATGAGAATTATGACTGTTCGTGAAACACAGTTGGCAGAGAAATCGATAAGGCGGATTTTTCACAACAAAAAGGAAGTGGAGACGACCTGTTTAGCGCAACTTAACAAAAGTCTGAATTCGAAATTAAATAACCTAACaccagaattcataaaaaattatattttgcgtggagataaaataaatgtagtggTATTGTTCGGGGGATCATACGATAGGAATATTTTAAGTAGACTAGGGTTAGGACACATAGAAGTTCTAAATATCAGATGCTATGATTTGAATTTCGATGGGGACTTCTACATGATACTAGAAAAATTGAGGGGAAAAATAactgaaagaattttcgaatttAATGTAGGTAGAATCCAGAAAAGAGGTAGGCTATTGAACTTAACGGAAGCGCATAGCGGCGTATGtacacaaaaacataaaataacatacgcTCACGACCCAAAGACTGATGTGAGATTtacaaaatgcatatttaacaGAATGGTTAAGGAATATGGGTACCAAAATTTGGTGAAACAATTCCAACCTATATAG